One Oryzomonas sagensis genomic region harbors:
- a CDS encoding site-specific DNA-methyltransferase has protein sequence MTVEPEKLDLASHDMAEEKRLELLRLFPEIRTEGGKIDFERLKLALGELVDVGKERYSMNWPGKAECFNTIQAPSMGTLLPCRKESVDFDATENLIIEGDNLEVLKLLQKPYLGKVKMIYIDPPYNTGNDFIYPDNFSETLQTYLQYTGQVDSEGRKFGTNTDADGRFHSKWINMMYSRLYLAKNLLTQDGVIFVSIDDCELNNLVRILDEIFGEDRRLGCITVVSNMKGRSDDKYYATAHNYLLAYGNDCFTTNGVPLPEEYLDEYPEIAEDGRRYRLQGLRKRGAGARRVDRPNMFFPIYVDTNSKKVSLVRGEQFNVEVLPKLSDGEDGRWRWGRDTVSDRLVELCASRVGPDGRWDVFQIDYAENSDGAKRIKPKSVWIGPEFSNEAGNLELKRLLGKTTFDTAKPVGLLTYCIEQALGKDGIVLDFFAGSGTTAHAVLDLNKNDGGSRKFILVQLPEPTDRTDYPTIAEITKERVRRVIKKLEDDGAGKLDLDGTANQDRGFRVLKLAESNFKPWNGNVPHDSQTLEQQLELHIDHIRPDRTADDLLYEILLKSGFSLTTPVEKLTYSDNSVFSVAGGALLICLERTLTIEVIRAMAEAQPERVICLDEGFAGNDQLKANAVQIFKTKGVISFKTV, from the coding sequence ATGACTGTTGAACCTGAAAAGCTAGATTTAGCTTCCCATGATATGGCCGAGGAGAAGCGCCTTGAACTGCTGCGGCTCTTCCCGGAAATCCGCACCGAAGGCGGCAAGATTGATTTTGAACGCCTGAAGCTGGCGCTTGGCGAACTGGTTGATGTTGGTAAAGAGCGCTATAGCATGAATTGGCCGGGTAAGGCCGAGTGCTTTAATACCATTCAAGCCCCAAGCATGGGAACTCTGCTTCCATGCCGAAAAGAGAGCGTTGACTTTGACGCTACGGAAAATCTGATAATCGAGGGAGACAACCTCGAAGTACTGAAGCTGTTACAGAAACCCTACCTTGGCAAGGTCAAGATGATATACATCGACCCTCCATATAACACGGGTAACGACTTTATATATCCTGATAACTTTTCGGAAACCTTGCAGACATACCTTCAGTACACGGGGCAGGTTGACTCCGAAGGGCGTAAGTTTGGCACCAATACTGACGCAGATGGAAGATTTCACTCCAAATGGATTAACATGATGTATTCAAGGTTATACCTTGCAAAAAATCTCCTTACACAAGATGGAGTTATTTTTGTCAGCATTGACGATTGCGAACTAAACAATCTTGTTCGTATTTTAGATGAAATCTTCGGAGAAGACAGGCGCTTGGGATGCATCACTGTTGTAAGCAATATGAAAGGAAGAAGCGACGACAAGTATTACGCTACAGCACATAACTATCTCCTGGCCTATGGTAATGACTGCTTTACTACCAATGGTGTTCCTTTGCCTGAAGAATATTTGGATGAATATCCTGAAATTGCCGAAGATGGCAGAAGATATCGCCTGCAGGGTCTAAGGAAACGTGGTGCTGGTGCAAGACGAGTGGACCGCCCTAACATGTTTTTCCCGATTTATGTCGATACAAACAGCAAAAAGGTTTCCCTTGTTAGAGGCGAACAATTTAATGTTGAGGTTTTACCTAAACTTTCTGATGGGGAAGACGGACGTTGGCGCTGGGGGAGAGATACTGTAAGCGACCGGCTGGTTGAACTTTGTGCATCTAGGGTGGGACCTGATGGGAGATGGGATGTCTTCCAAATTGATTACGCTGAAAACTCTGATGGAGCGAAAAGAATCAAACCTAAATCAGTGTGGATTGGGCCTGAGTTTTCCAACGAAGCCGGAAACTTAGAGTTAAAAAGGCTGCTTGGCAAGACCACGTTTGACACTGCAAAACCGGTCGGTCTCCTGACATACTGCATCGAACAAGCACTAGGAAAAGATGGCATCGTCCTTGATTTTTTTGCTGGGTCCGGCACCACCGCACATGCAGTCCTCGACTTAAATAAAAACGACGGGGGAAGCCGGAAGTTTATCCTTGTCCAACTTCCAGAGCCCACTGATAGAACAGATTATCCAACGATTGCAGAAATTACTAAGGAACGGGTTCGACGTGTAATCAAGAAATTGGAGGACGACGGAGCTGGTAAGCTCGACCTCGACGGTACCGCCAATCAAGACCGCGGGTTCCGTGTTTTGAAGCTCGCAGAGTCGAATTTCAAACCCTGGAACGGAAATGTCCCTCACGATTCTCAAACTCTGGAGCAACAGCTTGAACTCCATATCGACCATATTCGCCCTGACAGGACAGCCGATGACCTTCTGTACGAAATCCTGTTAAAGAGTGGCTTTTCTCTCACCACTCCGGTTGAAAAACTAACTTACAGTGACAACTCGGTATTCAGCGTTGCCGGTGGAGCACTCCTTATTTGCCTTGAGCGAACCCTCACCATTGAAGTGATTCGAGCTATGGCCGAGGCGCAACCTGAGCGTGTTATCTGCCTTGACGAAGGTTTTGCTGGCAACGACCAGCTCAAGGCCAATGCTGTACAAATTTTCAAGACCAAGGGCGTCATAAGCTTCAAGACGGTGTGA
- a CDS encoding ADP-ribosylglycohydrolase family protein, with product MDNNEKFNRVAGSLIGFACGDACGALVEFMTPGEIRKKYGRVVDMLPGGWIKGRLAGECTDDTQMALCVARSLVSTCGEPDYKDMSDRLLEWLDSKPKDVGSACRRGLEAYRKTGSLCNGDDTTLGNGGLLRVLPFALAGRTWQEAMGHVELTHNTSLQARAVQSYVLALQAASAGGDKRDIGMEIRGIGIRPVGVKNNRGDVKNSLSSALNWFFTTDTFEDCITQAVNAGHDADSVAALAGGLAGCHYGLAAIPERWSKALDPVVRIEALELAVLLGKF from the coding sequence ATGGACAATAACGAAAAATTCAACAGGGTCGCCGGTAGCCTAATCGGGTTCGCCTGCGGTGACGCCTGCGGGGCACTTGTGGAATTCATGACACCCGGAGAGATCAGAAAAAAATATGGTAGGGTTGTGGATATGCTCCCCGGTGGCTGGATTAAAGGCCGATTGGCTGGGGAGTGTACCGACGATACCCAAATGGCTCTTTGTGTCGCCCGGTCTCTGGTGTCAACGTGTGGGGAGCCGGACTACAAGGATATGTCCGACCGCCTCCTTGAATGGCTTGACTCAAAGCCGAAAGACGTGGGTAGCGCCTGCCGTAGAGGTTTGGAGGCATACCGAAAGACAGGCAGCCTCTGCAATGGGGATGATACCACGCTTGGCAACGGTGGCCTTCTCCGCGTTCTTCCTTTCGCACTGGCTGGTAGAACGTGGCAGGAAGCCATGGGGCATGTTGAGCTTACCCACAACACCTCCCTACAGGCAAGGGCGGTCCAGTCGTATGTTTTGGCATTGCAGGCGGCGTCGGCGGGTGGAGATAAACGCGACATTGGTATGGAGATAAGAGGGATTGGAATCAGGCCCGTTGGGGTGAAAAACAACCGGGGGGATGTGAAAAACTCCCTGTCCTCTGCGCTGAATTGGTTCTTTACAACCGACACCTTTGAGGACTGCATTACTCAGGCAGTGAACGCTGGGCATGATGCGGATAGCGTGGCGGCCCTTGCTGGTGGGCTGGCTGGCTGCCACTACGGCCTTGCGGCAATTCCTGAGAGGTGGAGCAAGGCTCTTGACCCGGTTGTTCGTATCGAGGCTTTAGAACTAGCCGTATTACTAGGCAAATTTTAG
- a CDS encoding DEAD/DEAH box helicase family protein produces MKIQFDANQQFQLDAVSAVTELFEGQPQGSPEFAVIKVDSYGELYAGIDRTELGVGNRLLLDETALTSNVRTIQATNDIESGDIAAPLESWKLFDIPANRSRRCPHFSVEMETGTGKTYVYLRTIFELSREYGFQKFIIVVPSVAIREGVLKNIEITAEHFRALYNNLPFEHFVYDAKKVNRLRQFATSNTLQILVINIDAFRKNFTGTEAEQKSNVIYKESDKLSGRQPIEFVQAARPIVIIDEPQSVDATDKAQEAIKALNPLCTLRYSATHRNPYNLVYRLDPVRAFELKLVKQIVVASAAAEGAANDAFVRVEQIDYKKGIKAKLRIHVQTDEGPKEKPVTVKQGADLYALSGERAIYAQGYSVAEINAEPGNEYIRFNNGRTLRLGEESGGMRDDVWRTQIKHTVKRHLEKELQLRERGIKVLSLFFIDRVANYRDYDEAGQPVQGKFATAFEAELSALAKEERYKPLEWLQQPMEKLHNGYFAQDKKGVLKDTRGDTQADDEVYNLIMKDKEQLLSLDEPLRFIFSHSALREGWDNPNVFQICTLNETRSAVKKRQEIGRGLRLPVDQDGKRVFDESVNKLYVMANESYEDFARALQTEYEEECGVSFGKVPITAIAKLVQVVDGEEKHIGRDAAEVIKTALVAQRMLDAEGRIQPAFNPKGKDFKIELPEEHRDLTAAVIDLLASYQIERHIRRERDDGPNKLKKEVYLTPEFSALWDSIKPKTTYRVEFGTDELVMRAVSSLKRMERIEKPHITVSAGQLGVEKGGVSTRAVSVAEEQVDYHDRPIPDLLAYLQNETELTRSTLVRILKESGRLEEFFNNPQRFLDAVAAILKYELHRLLVDGIKYERINGGGSEAEWEMLLFKNEELINYLTALPVNKSVYEYVVYDSEVERAFAKRLDERDDIKLFVKLPGWFKVDTPVGSYNPDWAILKHDDKALYLVRETKGTKDFLKLRTSEADKVRCGLKHFEALGVPFAVAVTADEV; encoded by the coding sequence ATGAAGATACAGTTTGATGCCAACCAACAGTTCCAGCTGGATGCCGTATCCGCTGTGACCGAGCTGTTTGAGGGGCAACCGCAAGGTTCACCCGAATTCGCGGTTATTAAAGTGGACAGCTATGGTGAACTGTATGCTGGCATAGACCGCACCGAACTGGGGGTAGGAAACCGGCTGCTGCTGGATGAGACAGCATTGACCTCGAACGTGCGGACAATTCAAGCGACGAACGATATTGAAAGCGGCGACATTGCCGCGCCGCTTGAATCATGGAAGCTTTTCGACATCCCGGCCAATCGGTCCCGACGTTGCCCCCATTTTTCCGTAGAGATGGAAACTGGTACCGGCAAGACCTACGTCTATTTGCGTACCATCTTTGAGCTGTCGCGGGAGTATGGATTCCAGAAATTTATCATCGTTGTGCCGAGTGTAGCCATCCGCGAAGGTGTTCTGAAGAACATCGAAATAACCGCAGAGCACTTCCGGGCGCTTTACAACAACCTGCCATTTGAGCACTTCGTGTACGACGCGAAGAAGGTGAACCGCCTCCGTCAGTTCGCCACCAGCAACACCCTGCAGATTCTTGTTATCAACATCGATGCCTTTAGAAAAAACTTCACCGGCACCGAGGCCGAGCAGAAGAGCAACGTCATCTACAAGGAAAGTGACAAGCTTTCCGGTCGGCAGCCTATCGAGTTCGTCCAGGCAGCACGCCCCATAGTCATCATCGACGAGCCGCAGAGCGTCGATGCAACCGACAAGGCCCAGGAAGCCATCAAGGCGCTCAACCCGCTCTGCACGTTGCGATATTCCGCCACACACCGCAACCCGTACAACCTTGTCTATCGTCTGGACCCGGTGCGGGCCTTTGAGCTGAAGCTGGTTAAACAAATCGTAGTGGCCAGCGCTGCTGCAGAGGGCGCGGCCAATGATGCTTTTGTCCGGGTGGAGCAGATTGACTACAAGAAGGGCATCAAAGCCAAGCTGCGCATCCATGTACAGACCGACGAGGGGCCGAAAGAGAAGCCTGTAACTGTCAAGCAAGGAGCAGACTTATACGCCCTTTCCGGGGAGCGTGCCATCTACGCCCAAGGCTATTCCGTGGCTGAAATCAATGCCGAACCGGGCAATGAGTATATCCGTTTCAACAATGGCCGGACGCTGCGGCTCGGCGAAGAGAGCGGCGGTATGCGAGATGATGTCTGGCGGACCCAGATTAAGCACACCGTCAAGCGTCACCTCGAAAAAGAACTGCAACTGCGAGAACGTGGCATTAAGGTGCTGTCGCTGTTCTTCATCGACCGGGTTGCCAATTATCGCGATTACGACGAGGCCGGACAACCGGTGCAGGGGAAGTTCGCCACAGCCTTCGAGGCGGAACTGTCTGCGTTGGCCAAGGAAGAGCGATACAAGCCTCTTGAATGGCTACAGCAGCCGATGGAGAAGCTCCACAACGGCTATTTTGCCCAGGACAAAAAGGGAGTCCTCAAGGACACCCGAGGCGATACCCAGGCCGACGACGAGGTGTATAACCTCATCATGAAGGACAAGGAACAGTTGCTCTCCCTTGACGAGCCTTTGCGCTTCATATTCTCGCACTCAGCTTTGCGCGAGGGATGGGATAACCCGAACGTCTTCCAGATATGCACCCTGAACGAAACCAGAAGCGCAGTGAAGAAACGTCAGGAGATTGGACGTGGATTACGCCTGCCAGTGGACCAAGACGGCAAGCGGGTTTTCGATGAATCGGTGAACAAGCTCTACGTCATGGCTAACGAGAGCTATGAGGACTTTGCGCGGGCGCTCCAGACCGAATATGAAGAGGAGTGCGGCGTCAGCTTTGGGAAGGTGCCCATTACCGCGATTGCCAAGCTTGTGCAGGTCGTAGATGGCGAGGAGAAGCACATTGGCCGCGATGCAGCAGAGGTCATAAAGACTGCGTTAGTTGCGCAAAGGATGCTCGATGCAGAGGGACGGATTCAGCCTGCCTTCAATCCCAAAGGGAAAGATTTCAAGATTGAACTGCCGGAGGAGCACCGCGACCTAACTGCAGCCGTAATTGACCTGCTGGCCAGTTATCAGATTGAGCGCCATATCCGTCGTGAGCGCGACGACGGACCGAACAAGCTGAAAAAGGAAGTTTATCTGACGCCCGAGTTTTCCGCCCTATGGGACAGCATCAAACCGAAGACCACCTATCGGGTGGAATTCGGCACCGATGAGCTGGTCATGCGAGCGGTATCAAGCCTGAAGAGGATGGAGCGGATTGAGAAACCCCACATCACGGTAAGCGCTGGACAGCTCGGGGTTGAAAAAGGCGGCGTCAGTACCCGAGCGGTAAGTGTGGCGGAGGAGCAGGTTGATTATCACGACCGACCGATTCCGGACCTGCTGGCATACTTGCAGAACGAGACGGAGCTGACTCGCTCAACACTTGTTCGCATCCTGAAGGAATCTGGCCGCCTGGAGGAGTTTTTCAACAACCCCCAGCGGTTCCTGGATGCCGTGGCTGCCATCCTCAAATATGAGCTTCACCGGCTGCTGGTGGACGGTATCAAATACGAGCGCATTAACGGCGGGGGAAGCGAAGCGGAATGGGAGATGCTGCTTTTCAAGAACGAGGAGCTGATAAACTACCTGACGGCCCTGCCGGTTAATAAATCGGTCTACGAGTATGTGGTTTACGATTCCGAGGTGGAGAGGGCGTTTGCCAAACGCCTCGATGAACGGGATGACATCAAGCTCTTCGTCAAGCTCCCAGGCTGGTTCAAGGTGGACACCCCCGTCGGCAGCTATAATCCTGACTGGGCTATCCTTAAACACGATGACAAGGCTCTTTACCTTGTCCGAGAAACTAAGGGAACGAAGGACTTTCTGAAACTTCGGACCAGCGAGGCAGACAAGGTGAGGTGTGGCCTTAAACATTTCGAGGCGTTAGGGGTGCCATTCGCGGTTGCTGTCACTGCGGATGAGGTATAG
- a CDS encoding recombinase family protein: protein MRRTGTNNKKHSFVNRVVVSYVRVSSKEQEKEGFSVEAQTKLLASYASDRKLVIDKEFRDIETAKRTGRLGFNEMVGFLKKSQKANPAASLVIITEKTDRLYRNIGDWSTLDGLHAEIHLVKENCVLSDDSRSAEKLMHGIRVVMAKNYVENLSEETRKGMLEKAQQGLWPSFAPFGYKNVLSKSGKKVIVPDETTAPLVTKIFDLYATGNHSLDTIVKQLSGLNYRSRMRRRKKKRQDATGETILEEGPETVQFGKSLIHKILTSVIYTGDFFWNGIKYSGSHESIISPEQFEKVQQLLSGNGRCPSQPAKHHFLFQGLIACGHCGCALVAEIKKGKYIYYHCTKNRGNCPAPYVREEELERRFLASIEAIKVSDDVLKWVVAALKESYADERREHQEVVSALLARKQKLSDYLEAAYTDKLDGVISSDFYEKKTREWRAEQDDIRRKLEIREGASRSYIDDGVRVLELSQRAGMLYKMQPVEEKRKLLKILHSNSVWKDGELVCSYRKPFDLLALTNNRHKQKQAGSSSETGLRSIWLPNPDSNQGQGG, encoded by the coding sequence ATGAGAAGAACTGGTACAAACAATAAAAAACATAGCTTTGTTAATCGTGTAGTGGTTAGCTACGTCCGGGTTTCTTCCAAAGAGCAGGAAAAGGAAGGATTCTCAGTAGAAGCGCAAACCAAATTGCTTGCAAGCTATGCATCTGACCGGAAATTAGTGATTGATAAAGAATTTAGAGATATTGAGACAGCAAAAAGAACCGGCAGGCTTGGCTTTAATGAAATGGTTGGCTTCTTGAAGAAATCTCAGAAAGCGAATCCTGCAGCCTCCTTGGTTATCATCACTGAAAAAACTGACCGTCTTTACCGTAACATTGGCGACTGGAGCACGCTCGACGGCCTCCATGCGGAAATTCATCTGGTCAAAGAGAACTGCGTCCTCTCAGACGACTCGCGCTCTGCAGAAAAGCTAATGCACGGCATCCGGGTGGTCATGGCCAAAAACTACGTCGAGAACCTGAGCGAGGAAACCAGGAAGGGGATGCTGGAAAAGGCACAGCAGGGCTTATGGCCCTCTTTCGCCCCTTTTGGATACAAGAATGTCCTCAGCAAATCCGGCAAGAAGGTCATTGTTCCAGATGAAACCACTGCTCCTCTCGTCACAAAGATTTTTGACCTTTATGCTACGGGAAATCATTCCTTGGACACGATTGTAAAGCAGTTGTCCGGGCTCAATTACCGTAGCCGCATGCGCCGCAGAAAGAAGAAACGTCAAGATGCAACCGGTGAAACGATACTGGAAGAAGGCCCCGAGACCGTGCAATTCGGGAAAAGCCTGATTCATAAGATACTTACCAGTGTCATTTACACCGGAGATTTCTTTTGGAACGGAATCAAATACAGTGGTTCTCATGAGTCAATAATCTCCCCCGAGCAGTTCGAGAAAGTTCAGCAGTTGCTTTCCGGCAATGGCCGCTGCCCGTCACAACCGGCTAAGCATCATTTCTTATTCCAGGGCCTTATTGCTTGCGGTCACTGCGGTTGCGCTTTAGTTGCTGAAATTAAAAAAGGCAAATACATCTACTACCACTGCACCAAAAACCGTGGAAACTGCCCTGCCCCCTATGTACGCGAAGAAGAACTTGAGCGCCGATTCCTGGCTTCCATAGAGGCAATTAAGGTGAGTGACGATGTTCTCAAGTGGGTTGTCGCTGCGCTCAAGGAAAGCTACGCGGACGAAAGGCGCGAACACCAGGAAGTCGTTTCGGCCTTGCTGGCTCGGAAGCAAAAATTGAGCGATTACCTTGAAGCTGCGTACACAGATAAACTCGACGGGGTTATTTCGAGTGATTTTTACGAGAAGAAAACCAGGGAGTGGCGGGCGGAGCAGGATGATATCCGACGGAAGCTGGAGATTCGGGAAGGTGCTAGCCGGTCATATATCGATGATGGTGTTCGAGTGCTCGAACTCTCGCAACGTGCCGGAATGCTTTACAAAATGCAGCCCGTGGAGGAAAAGAGGAAGTTGCTTAAAATTTTACACTCGAACTCGGTTTGGAAGGACGGCGAGTTGGTTTGCAGTTACCGAAAACCATTCGATTTACTAGCACTTACGAATAACCGGCATAAACAAAAACAGGCCGGTTCCTCTTCGGAAACCGGCCTGCGTTCAATTTGGCTCCCCAACCCGGACTCGAACCAGGGACAAGGTGGTTAA
- a CDS encoding addiction module antidote protein, protein MSNKSIPCKEELSEWLQDAGNAAEYINAAIEDGDRAVMLLALRDVVTARGDMATVAEKAHLGRENLYKMLSKRGNPEFKTIASVLHAMGLRMTVKPATEQKRVAT, encoded by the coding sequence ATGAGTAATAAATCAATCCCCTGCAAAGAAGAACTCTCAGAGTGGTTACAGGACGCAGGGAATGCAGCGGAGTACATCAATGCCGCCATTGAGGACGGGGATAGGGCTGTGATGCTTCTGGCGCTCCGAGACGTGGTAACAGCTCGGGGAGACATGGCCACGGTAGCCGAGAAAGCGCACTTGGGCCGGGAGAACCTTTACAAGATGCTATCGAAACGAGGTAATCCAGAATTCAAGACCATTGCCAGTGTCCTGCACGCTATGGGGTTGCGCATGACGGTGAAACCAGCCACAGAGCAGAAACGGGTTGCCACATAA
- a CDS encoding helix-turn-helix transcriptional regulator, giving the protein MDSKQHERQRSAPLASHIIRMQHLPGIVGQSRSNIYRLEAAGLFPHRRKIGKRAVGWLRSEVEAWLANTKEA; this is encoded by the coding sequence ATGGATTCAAAACAGCATGAACGCCAGAGGTCGGCACCTCTGGCCAGTCACATCATCAGGATGCAGCACCTCCCCGGCATTGTCGGCCAGTCAAGATCGAATATCTACAGGCTTGAGGCAGCCGGGTTGTTCCCCCACCGCAGGAAGATAGGAAAAAGGGCGGTTGGCTGGCTCCGCTCAGAGGTTGAGGCGTGGTTGGCCAATACCAAGGAGGCGTAA
- a CDS encoding tyrosine-type recombinase/integrase, producing MKFTDFFIQSLKPEEKKYYKREANGFTIRVMPSGVMTWLYVYTFDGKRKEMNLGKLPGVTLKEARKRYNAAYNRHQEGFDPGATDRLAKEERRKAPTVSDLVSDYIDRHAKRFKRSWAKDERILNREVVTAWGNRKAADIVKRDVILLLEKIVDRDAPAMANNTFQIIRKMFNWAVEQDILPHTPCTGVKLPSPKLSRDRVLSEAEIKTLWSSLDRTDLCMSDDARRALKLILVTAQRPGEVIGMHSGEIDGQWWTIPAERAKNGKTHRVYLTATALALIGPLKVLDDKTGEMKTKGYIFPSPVKKSKKQPGKEIIKPFGDTALAIAVGRNLAYPLADAKGKPLYTKDGKPATENRLSIDHFTPHDLRRTAATFMAKSGEMDEVIDAVLNHAKQGVIKVYNQYRYDKEKQAALETWERKLNSIITGTESNVIALRRKVA from the coding sequence ATGAAATTTACCGACTTTTTCATCCAGTCACTCAAGCCAGAGGAAAAGAAATACTACAAACGAGAGGCCAACGGTTTCACAATTCGGGTTATGCCTTCGGGTGTAATGACGTGGCTGTACGTCTATACCTTTGATGGCAAGCGTAAAGAGATGAACCTGGGCAAGCTCCCCGGTGTCACTCTCAAGGAGGCTCGGAAACGCTACAACGCTGCATATAACAGGCACCAAGAAGGATTTGACCCCGGCGCTACAGACCGCCTAGCTAAAGAAGAGCGCCGGAAGGCCCCCACGGTTTCCGACCTTGTGTCTGACTACATCGACCGTCACGCCAAGCGCTTTAAACGGTCATGGGCAAAGGATGAGCGCATCCTTAACCGGGAAGTGGTCACAGCATGGGGCAACCGCAAAGCCGCCGACATTGTTAAGCGGGACGTTATCCTGTTGCTTGAAAAGATCGTTGACCGTGACGCGCCAGCAATGGCAAACAACACCTTCCAGATCATCCGCAAAATGTTCAACTGGGCTGTAGAGCAGGACATCCTCCCACATACCCCCTGTACCGGCGTAAAGCTCCCCTCCCCTAAGCTGTCACGCGACCGCGTACTATCTGAGGCCGAAATAAAAACCTTGTGGTCAAGCCTCGACAGAACCGACCTCTGCATGTCCGATGATGCACGCCGGGCCTTGAAGCTGATACTCGTTACAGCACAGCGTCCTGGGGAAGTGATCGGGATGCACTCCGGCGAGATTGACGGCCAATGGTGGACAATTCCAGCGGAGAGAGCAAAGAACGGGAAAACGCATCGCGTATATTTGACCGCTACAGCTCTTGCACTGATTGGGCCTCTTAAAGTCCTAGACGATAAAACCGGCGAGATGAAGACGAAGGGCTATATCTTCCCTTCCCCGGTCAAAAAATCCAAAAAACAGCCCGGTAAGGAAATCATCAAGCCGTTTGGTGATACGGCGCTTGCCATTGCCGTTGGCCGGAACCTGGCTTATCCCCTGGCCGATGCCAAGGGCAAACCGCTTTACACCAAGGATGGCAAACCGGCTACCGAGAACCGCCTGAGCATTGACCATTTTACCCCGCACGACTTGCGTCGGACGGCTGCGACCTTCATGGCGAAATCCGGCGAAATGGATGAAGTCATTGACGCCGTGCTGAACCATGCCAAGCAGGGAGTAATCAAGGTTTACAACCAATATCGCTATGACAAGGAAAAACAGGCGGCGCTTGAGACCTGGGAACGGAAGCTGAACAGCATCATCACCGGGACGGAAAGCAATGTCATTGCGCTACGCCGCAAGGTTGCATAG
- a CDS encoding DUF7706 family protein: MPSKIYSQKMVQFSVDMTEQEAWALAQFIKRSRWQQYRDNAVDEEDAYNMMDALSAVRDALAKIKFSPR, translated from the coding sequence ATGCCTTCCAAAATTTATTCCCAGAAGATGGTGCAATTCTCGGTAGATATGACGGAGCAGGAAGCGTGGGCGCTCGCGCAATTTATCAAACGCTCACGGTGGCAACAGTACAGAGACAACGCTGTGGACGAGGAGGATGCATACAATATGATGGATGCCTTGTCCGCGGTACGCGATGCTTTGGCGAAAATCAAGTTTTCTCCACGGTAA
- a CDS encoding ADP-ribosylglycohydrolase family protein: MKRPILEAFKLGDSVGAPWETNGATLNSYTYDEIMSRADHYPDGTDESDIVNCWCRFIADYNFTTINSLLLDWCLIHYAGHRATSYGQTWQDHFSLMKSLIKKGPVNLDAIQAIAQDRNSFGNGCLALVYPVHCYARTIEVDSQKLVEAFTRLTHTHTLAIEAVGLIHRVIVAAESRLDAFAGLDFIELTPEQFIEKYPNNVMVLDTLRYALYCV, translated from the coding sequence ATGAAACGTCCTATTCTTGAGGCATTTAAACTTGGTGACAGTGTTGGCGCTCCATGGGAAACCAATGGGGCCACCTTGAACAGCTACACCTATGACGAGATTATGAGCCGGGCTGACCACTACCCGGATGGCACCGACGAAAGCGACATAGTTAATTGCTGGTGCCGTTTCATCGCAGACTACAACTTTACCACCATCAACAGCCTGCTACTCGACTGGTGTTTAATCCACTATGCCGGGCACCGGGCCACAAGTTACGGCCAAACGTGGCAGGACCATTTTTCCCTGATGAAGTCCCTCATAAAAAAGGGTCCCGTCAATCTCGACGCCATCCAGGCCATTGCCCAAGATCGCAACTCCTTCGGTAACGGGTGCCTCGCCCTGGTGTACCCTGTCCACTGCTACGCCCGAACGATTGAAGTTGACAGCCAGAAGCTGGTTGAAGCCTTCACCCGCCTTACTCACACCCACACGTTGGCTATAGAAGCAGTCGGATTGATCCATCGGGTCATAGTTGCCGCCGAGAGCAGGCTTGATGCTTTTGCCGGGCTTGACTTCATTGAGTTGACGCCGGAACAGTTCATTGAAAAGTACCCGAACAATGTCATGGTGTTAGATACGCTACGGTATGCCCTGTACTGTGTT